The genomic segment ggcttagttaaaaagagttggagtgtgcaatgcaggcagacgtgctgcaaatatctttgcagtactgtgactacacaaaagtccaatagccacgtttaggatgccactaggtacactgactgtttgctagcataatggcttagttaaaaagagtttgagtgtgcaatgcaggcagacgtgatgcaaatatctttgcaatagtgtgactagacaaaagtacaatagccacgtttaggatgccactaggtacactgactgtttgctagtataatggcttagttaaaaagagttggagtgtgcaatgcaggcagacgtgctcagcaaatgtctttgcactagtgggactatagcaaagtccaatagccacttcttgtatgccactaggtacactgagtgtttgctagtataatggcttagttataatgagttggagtgtgcagaggacaggagggtacagtgccaggattgtggggctctgggtagaggaatggaagcctgcctttctattccctcctaatggtgaaatgcagcgacgaaatccctgaccttggctacacagacgctgtctctgttttcaataCCTGTCACCTATggatctctgaccctgccggtttgagcccttaaaaggactgatagaaagtgctctccctaagctgtctaacgctgtgtatggagcgcatacagctgtatcggcgataggactcaggaggacggagctgcgccagtgatgtctgacaccaaagacgcagaagagataatggcgtcctggaggaaaatgtccagttttataatgcagggacatgtgacatggacatcctatcacacatgccgttgcttctctggctaaaagtccacttagctgtgtgtgtgtctgggattggctgacatgctggcccaccccacaagacgcgcacgcttagggaaggaagacaaggaaaaaaaaaaaaattggcgatcgccattatagaaacagcagtgatctgaaggcgctgttcacgcacactatacaccgaaatgtcataatagtgtgattcacagagtgatttacactattacagcggaaaccaagctaggaattagctgtttttttgctgctagaaccgttcttgaacgtttctagatctatcgagcttttgcaaaaagctcgagttctagttcgatctagaacaggccccaaaatcactcgagcctagaactggagaacctcgaaccacgaaccgcgctcaactctagtaataggaTAAGGGATTTCATCTATTTAACTTATGAAAATGAAAATGGGGTGAAGTAATGGAAATTTACTTTTGGCAAGAGAGAGATAGTAAAAGCTTCTGTTGACAAATAAAATAATTCCACCCAAACTTCCGCAGGGAAGGCAAATATATCCTCCTGATATATTACCAGCTAATAGTTAAACATTGCAAAAAAGCAAACAATACAAGACCATTCTCTTAAGGCAAGATCAAATACAAAGACATTCTGATGGATTTGTAGTAAGAGTTATCATCATTGTATTGATGTATTACTAGAAACATGAACTTTGCTGAGAGCAGAATGACGCTGTTAGGGAAGTGTTTTGGGGTAGATCTCATCCATCCCATGATACAATAGTTTCTTTACCCTTCCAAACAGTATTTATATGATCCATGTATGCAGACAACAAGACACGCAGAAGAGAATCCGAGAAGCCACCCATTCATCCAAAATGAAGAACCTGGTTGCTTCACTTTGCTTGATCTCCGCTCTTGTTGTCTCAGGTAAGATGAATCTagtcactacacattatatacacatagGGCACCAAGGAGTGTTGTCAAACTTTATTGAAAAGTTCCTCTATCATTTTAAACAGGTTAAATGCAATTTCTTATGATTCTTGTACATCTCTGGTAAATCTGGTTTATGGCACCAATTTTCCCATATTCAAAAATAAACGGTGAAATTGGACCTACTGTAAATGTTTCTCAAAACATACCATGGTTTTATCACTTACTAAATCAAGTGGTGTGTTCCCATAGACCAAACATTCTTAACCAGAGATGGTTTTATTTAAACCCATTTTTACGCTACATAGATGATTTGTAAAAACTTGTGATTGATCTAAAAGGTTAATTCTCTTAAAGTAAAAGTAGTGGATGAAGAAAATTATCAAAACATGGTATGGGAATAAATAAAGAAAAGTTTAGACACCAATTATATAATAAAAAATCATTTATAAGTCGGTAATTCAAGTCGCGATAGGGCTAAGTGTTGGAAGTAACATGTATCCTGATCTTGTTGGGtatgataataaaaaaaatatgtcaaTAACAATCAATATATTAATCTTGTCACCTGAATGCCTCTTAATTTTATGATTCTCACCATATAATATCACTGAAATATCTCCTTTTTTCAGCTCTGTCTTATAAATGTTATTCCTGCTTCGCTACTAACTCCACAAAATGTAATGCGTCTGAGATTGAATGTCTTGGAAATCGATGCATGACCACTTCCCAATATTATGACAGAAGTGAGTGTAACTTATTTCTTCTTTAAGAAAATTATGATGTCACCCTCTCAGTTCTTGTTTTCTgatgtttattttctttttttgtagAAGTTAATATGTTTAAATCAATACTGAAAAGCTGTGCAAATGAAACCATGTGTGGGACCAATGGCTCAGCAGCAATGGACAATATAAAGTATCGATTTTATGCCAAATGCTGCACTGGAGACTTATGCAACACTGATGGATATGAACGTAAGTGTCACAATGGAAATAACCATTTTAGAAAAAATGACTGACAAAACCAAAATATTACTCAAGTTCAAAATCAAGCAAAGATTTCTATGAAATGGAGCGCATAACATTGAAGGGAATCTCTCaggaggattttgctatgtaattcaAAAACCGCAATACTATCTGCGTTttgtcagcagtagattatcactacaggactagctgCCTCATGCCTCCTAGTCCTGCTGCTCTATAGAAACTTGGTcataccactgattagcagctgtcaatttctgtcaatatacaggacTCAGCATTCTGagtactgctagatctgcagtaaatAAAATGGTGATTGTATCAAAATAATAGAATTAAGACCAGAAAATAACACATCACTAAAATAAAGGTTTCAGCttctagattatgctgctctcaaattacatagcaaaaatctgctgacagattccctttatatgtTTTAAGTCAATACGCAatccaaatatttcattttctgtatTTCTCCAGTTATTCCCGAAGATCCATCACCAAATGGTGTGAAATGTCCATTTGCCTACTGTATCGGCACCTTTGAGGAATGTAACAGTACCAAAGAGATAAACTGCACTGGATCCATGAACAGATGTTTCCAATATAGGGGGCAAGTACATTATCTTGGTAAGCAATATGTATGATCTAATTGGATTTTATGGTGTTTGAAAGCAAAAGTTGTGTTAGTATCAATCCATGTAAAGCAAAAGGTTTATAGAGCTCCTGTGTAGTTATGAGCCCAAACTGTAAAATTCAGGGTCCGTACCAGACACCTAACATCCTTGCATTGTCCTCTAACAAGGTCTTCTTAGGAAAGTCCATGCTACTTTTCGGGTTTTGCTGCccggataaaaaaataaataaaaaaatggaaaaaggaagCAAAGTGGGGATAATAGGGGAACAACTATACTTACCGAATTTCCACACAGCTGCCACACTGTTTCCAGGTCTGCTCATTGCATCTTATGAGTATTCACTGTTTCCCTTGCCAATCATATGTGACAGCATCTGGGAATAGTTGCAGTCAGAAAGCGCCCCAAACATCTTGTCCCGACATGTGTAATTGGCTACCCTCACACTATCTCTCTAGGTTATCAAAGTGgaataacaaaataaataaataattggtaaaaatggcttagagtcctccatatattttgatacccagcacagataaagctgaaagctggaggctgcagcccccagctgtctgcatcatcttggcagtgtatcaaaattagagggactCCAGGATGCTTTTTATaactattgaaataaataattgatAAAATGGCATTGGGTCCCCCATCCAATTTTAATATCTAGACAAAATAAAGCAGACATCTATTGGCTGGTATTCTAAggttggggaggcctatggttattgagtagagttgagcgcggttcgcggttcgaggttctccagttcgcggctcgagtgattttgggggctgttctagatcgaactagaacgcgagcttttttgctaaagctcgatagttctagatacgttcgagaacggttctagcagcaaaaaaaacagttaattcctagctggctttccactgtaatagtgtaagtcactctgtgactcacactattatgacatttcagtgtatagtgtgcgggaacagcgcattcatcgccatttttttttccttgtcttccttccctaagcgcgcatgtgtagtggggcgggccagcatgtcagccaatcccagacacacacacagctaagtggacttttagccagagaagcaacggcatgtgtgataggatgtccatgtcacatgtccctgcattataaaccggacattttcctccagcacgccattatctgccttctgcgtccttggtgtcagacatcactggcgcagctcctatcgccgatactgctgtatacgctccatacacagcgctggacagcttagggatagcactttctatcagtcattttaagggctcataccgacagggtcagagccatagagtttaaaagctacacaagatgacagcgtctgtgtagctaaggtcagggatttcctcgctgcatttccccattaggagggatagaaaggcaggcttccattcctctacccagagccccacaatcctgccactgtaccctcctgtcctctgcacactccaactcattataactaagccattatactagcaaacactgagtgaacatagtggcatcctaaacgtgactattggacttctgtatagtctcactagtgtaaagatatttgcagtacgtctgcctgcattgcacactcaaactcattataactaagccattatactagcaaacactgagtgaacttagtggcatcctaaacgtggctattggacttctgtacagtctcactagtgcaaagatatttgcagcacgtctgcctgcattgcacactccaacttattgttactaagccattatactagcaaacactgagtgaacttagtggcatcctaaacgtggctattggactactgtatagtcccactagtgcaaagatatttgcagcacgtctgcctgcattgcgcactccaactcattgttactaagccattatactagcaaacactgagtgaacttagtggcatcctaaacgtggctattggacttctgtatagtaccactagtgcaaagatatttgcagcacgtctgcctgcattgcacactccaacttattgttactaagccattatactagcaaacactgagtgaacttagtggcatcctaaacgtggctattggacttctgtattgtcccactagtgcaaagatatttgcagcacgtctgcctgcattgcacactccaactcattgatactaagccattatactagaaaacactgagtgaacttagtggcatcctaaatgtggctattggacttctgtatagccccactagtgcaaagatatttgcagcacgtctgcctgcattgcacactcaaactctttataactaagccattatactagcaaacactgagtgaacttagtggcattctaaacgtggctattggacttctgtattgtcccactagtgcaaagatatttgcagcacgtctgcctgcaatgcacactccaactcattgttactaagccattatactagcaaacactgagtgaacttactggcatcctaaacgtggctattggacttctgtatagtcccactagtgcaaagatatttgcagcacgtctgcctacattgcacactcaaactctttataactaagccattatactagcaaacactgagtgaacttagtggcatcctaaacgtggctattggacttctgtatagtcccactagtgcagagatatttgcagcacgtctgcctgcattgcacactccaactcattgttactaagccattatactagcaaacactgattgaacttagtaacatcctaaacgtggctattggacttctgtatagtcccaccagtgcaaagatatttgcagcacgtatgcctgcattgcacactccaactcattgttactaagccattatactagcaaacactgagtgaacttagtggcatcctaaacgtggctattggacttctgtatagtcccactagtgcaaagatatttgcagcacgtctgcctgcattgcacactccaactcattgttactaagccattatactagcaaacactgagtgaacttagtggcatcctaaacgtggctattggatttctgtatagtcccactagtgaaaagatatttgcagcacgtctgcctgcattgcacactccaactcattgttactaagccattatgctagcaaaaactgagtgaacttagtggcatcctaaacgtggctattggacttctgtacagtcccactagtgcaaagatatttgcagcatgtctgcctgcattgcacactcaaactcattataactaagccattatactagcaaacactgagtgaacttagtggcatcctaaacgtggctattggacttctgtatagttccactagtgcaaagatatttgcagcacgtctgcctgcattgcacactccaacacattgttactaagccattatactagcaaacactgagtgaacttagtaacatcctaaacgtggctattggacttctgtatagtcccactactgcaaagatatttgcagcacgtctgcctgcattgcacactccaactcattgttactaagccattatactagcaaacactgagtgaacttagtggcatcctaaacgtggctattggacttctgtatagtcccactagtgcaaacatatttgcagcacgtctgcctaaattgcacactccaactcattgttactaagccattatactagcaaacactgagtgaacttagtggcatcctaaacgtggctat from the Anomaloglossus baeobatrachus isolate aAnoBae1 chromosome 11, aAnoBae1.hap1, whole genome shotgun sequence genome contains:
- the LOC142256076 gene encoding uncharacterized protein LOC142256076 isoform X1, whose product is MKNLVASLCLISALVVSALSYKCYSCFATNSTKCNASEIECLGNRCMTTSQYYDRKVNMFKSILKSCANETMCGTNGSAAMDNIKYRFYAKCCTGDLCNTDGYELIPEDPSPNGVKCPFAYCIGTFEECNSTKEINCTGSMNRCFQYRGQVHYLGDTWKNVSAMGCTNYVGCKYNVHNNLAVPQRPGNKIIC
- the LOC142256076 gene encoding uncharacterized protein LOC142256076 isoform X2, with amino-acid sequence MIHVCRQQDTQKRIREATHSSKMKNLVASLCLISALVVSALSYKCYSCFATNSTKCNASEIECLGNRCMTTSQYYDRKVNMFKSILKSCANETMCGTNGSAAMDNIKYRFYAKCCTGDLCNTDGYELIPEDPSPNGVKCPFAYCIGTFEECNSTKEINCTGSMNRCFQYRGQVHYLGTERKGIPGTAHRTPPGRPPRANPYTGTVWQSPQKP